The proteins below come from a single Mercenaria mercenaria strain notata chromosome 3, MADL_Memer_1, whole genome shotgun sequence genomic window:
- the LOC128555740 gene encoding uncharacterized protein LOC128555740 isoform X2: MAWDLPEECDDFMNWQDLDDTNNELQDEFKAFVDEQTVNYCYHKLKDRYESFRHKQRYNDIHDKLHEDYEVFNDKPKKYDYNYQLREELEAFIDGQNDSDWVDELQMEEYEVFWDEQDDYEGYGNSQDEWQDDCDLYDELQDGYESSNDEEYCWNGWSDLHGWC, encoded by the coding sequence ATGGCTTGGGATCTGCCAGAGGAATGCGATGATTTCATGAATTGGCAAGACCTTGACGACACTAATAACGAACTGCAGGACGAATTTAAAGCTTTTGTAGATGAACAAACTGTTAACTACTGTTATCATAAATTGAAAGACAGGTACGAATCTTTCAGGCATAAGCAGCGTTATAACGACATTCATGATAAATTACATGAAGATTACGAAGTCTTCAATGATAAGCCAAAAAAATACGACTACAACTATCAGTTGCGAGAGGAACTGGAGGCTTTCATAGATGGGCAAAATGATTCCGACTGGGTTGATGAATTGCAAATGGAGGAATATGAAGTTTTCTGGGATGAGCAAGATGATTATGAAGGTTATGGTAATTCACAGGATGAATGGCAAGATGATTGCGACCTTTATGATGAATTGCAAGACGGGTACGAATCATCTAACGATGAAGAGTATTGTTGGAATGGTTGGTCTGATTTGCATGGTTGGTGTTAG